The sequence below is a genomic window from Gemmatimonadales bacterium.
CAGCGAGATCCTCGGCCAGACGGTGCGACTGGAGGAGGCCACCCAGATCATCGCGCGGGAGGTGAGCACGGTGGTCGGCGCGAGACGCGCCTCGATCATGGTGTACGACCCCTCGGCAGAGGTGCTCCGCACGGTGGCGGCCCGGGGGTTCGGGGTGGCGGGACTCGAGCCGGTCCCGGTGGACGACGAGTGCTCGGTGGCCGCCCGGGTGTACCGGGAGCGCCGGGTGGTGGCCGCCGACTCCAGCAGATCGTATCCGTCTCCCGGGGAGTGCGACGAAGATCGCGGCTATCGGGGCCAGGCGTTTCTGAGCGTGCCGATCTGTTATGGCGCGCCGGGCGCGCCACTCCGCTGCGTGGGCGTGATCAACCTGACCGACCGCATCGGCGGCGACCGCTTCACCCTGAGCGACCGGAAGCTGGTGACGGCGGTCGCCAACCAGATCGGCGCCGCCGTGGAGAACGCCCGGCTGGTCGAGAGCGACGTCCGGCAGCAGCGGCTTCACCGCGAGCTGGAGCTGGCGCATGATCTCCAGCTCAAGCTGCTCCCGTCTCCCGCGGTGCTGCAGGGGGACGCGCAGGTGGCGGCACGCTGCTTACCGGCCGACTCGGTGGGCGGCGATTTTTATACCTTCGCGCGCCTGGGCCGGGGCCGGGTGGGTGTCATGCTGGGAGACGTGGCCTCCCACGGCTTCTCGGCGGCATTGATCATGGCACTGGTGATGGCGGCTGCGGGGATTCATGCGGCGGCGTCGGTCACGCCGGACGAGACGCTCACGGCATTGCTGGAGAGCCTCGACACCGAGCTCGCCACGACGGAGATGTACTTCAGTGTGTTCTACGGCGTGCTCGATCCGCTCACCGGCCGCCTCGACTACGCCAGCGCGGGACACCCGTACGCGTTCCGGATCCCGCGGTTCGGCGAGCCGGAACGCCTGGAGGCAACGGCGCCACCGTTGGGTCTGGCCACGGCAGGGAGCATCAAGCGCCGACAGGTGCCGTGGCGCGTCGGGACCGATCTCCTGGTACTGTGGACCGACGGCCTGGTCGATGCGCGGAATGAGGCGGGCGAGCCGTTCGGCTCGGAGCGGCTGCTGACAGCGGTGTGCGCCCACCGAGCCGAGCCGGTGGAGGAGATCGTGCACGCCGTGCTGGCGGAGGCGGAGGCGTTCGGCGCGCGGCCGGTGGACGATCGGACGCTGCTGGTCCTCCGGATCTGACGGTGCCCCGGGCCAAGCGCCGCCTGGGGCAGCACTTTCTCTCCGACCCGCGACTGCTCGCCCGGATCGTCGACGCACTCCAGCCCGGGCCGGAGGACACGGTGCTCGAGATCGGGCCCGGCCCGGGTGGACTCACGGCGATGCTGGCCGAGCGGGCCGGCCGGTTGCTGGCGATCGAGAAGGATTCCAGCCTCGTCCCGTCCCTTCGCGCGCGCTTCCCCCGGGTGGAGATCATCGAGGCCGATGCGCTCGAGGCCGACTGGCACGAGCTGACGGGCCCACGGTTTCTGGTTGCCGGCAACATCCCCTACAACATCACCTCGCCCCTCATCGACAAGGCGCTGGAGCCACCGCCCCCCGGGCGCATCGTCTTCCTGGTGCAGAAAGAGGTGGCGGAGCGGGTGACGGCTGATGCCGGCACGGGGGCGTACGGCGCGCTGAGCGTCGGGGTGCAGGCCGTCGCGAGAGCGGAGCGGCTGTTCACCGTCCCGGCCGGCGCCTTCGCTCCCCGTCCCAAGGTCGACTCCGCGGTGCTTCGGCTGACGCCGCTGCCCGATCCACTAATCGTCCCGCGGGAGCAGGCGCTCTTCCGCCGTCTGGTGGTGGGCATCTTCGGCTTCCGCCGAAAACAGCTGCTCCGTGGACTGCGGGAGCTCACCGGCTGGGAGGCCGCGCGGGTGAGCGGGGTGCTGGCGACGGCGGGGCTGCGCGGCGATGTCCGGCCGGAGGTGCTCTCGCCCGGCGAATTCGCCGGGCTGCTGCGTGCGCTCGTTGACGCGGGATGGACGGCGCGGTAGGTTTGTGAAATGTTTCACAAAAATACGACACATGCGTAAGGTCGCCGACTCGACGGTCCGCCGACTCTCGCTCTACCTGCGGTTCCTCGAGGAGTTCGAGGGCCAGGGGATCGCCACGGTGAGCTCGGGAGCGTTGGCGTCGCGGGGCGGCACCACGTCGGCGCAAGTGCGGAAGGACCTCTCATTCTTCGGCTCCTTCGGCAAGCGAGGACTGGGGTATCCGGTGCCCGAGCTGGCCGACCGCCTGCGGGAGATACTCGGGCTCAAGCGGCGCTATCAGGTCGCCATGATCGGGGCAGGGAAGATCGGCAGCGCGCTGGTGCAATACCGTGGCTTCCGGCAGCGGGGTTTCGACATCGTCGCCATCTTCGACAGCGATCCCGCCAAGATCGGACGGCAGTGGAACGGGCTCACGGTGCTCGACGTGGCAACGCTGGAGAAGGAGTTCGCCCGCCATCCCTTCGACATGGCCGTGCTGGTGACGCCGGCCGAGGCGGCGCAGCCCGTCACCGACCGGCTGGTGGCGCTCGGTCTCAAGTCGATCCTCAACTTCGCCCCGGTGCAGTTGGTGGTGCCGGATGATGTGCTGGTGAAGACGGTCAATCTCGCGCTCGAGCTGGAGACGCTGAGCTACGCGCTGGCGAATCGGTAGGGCGGGAGGGCGGTAAGGGCGGGAAGGTTCGTAAGTGCAGGGCTTGGAGTTCTCCACCTCGTTGCCGCCCTTTCCGCCCTTTCCGCCCTTACCGCCCTTACCGTCTCCCCTCTCGACAGGAGCATCGATGCGATCCCTTGCCATCGGCCTGGCTCTGCTGTGCGCTCCGGGACTTCTGACGGGGCAGCAGCAGTCGTACGACGTGCTGATCCGCCACGGCCGGATCATCGATGGGACCGGGTCGCCCTGGTACGCGGGCGATGTGGGGATTCGGGACGGGAAGATCGCAGTCATCGGGCGGCTGCACGATGCTACTGCGAAGCAGATCATCGATGCGGCCGGTCGGGTCGTGGCACCGGGGTTCATCGACATGCTGGGACAGTCGGAGCTCACCATTCTGGTGAACCCGCACCTGCCTTCGAAGATCTTTCAGGGCATCACCACCGAGATCACCGGCGAGGGCGGCTCGGCGGGGCCGCTGAGCGACTCGGT
It includes:
- a CDS encoding GAF domain-containing SpoIIE family protein phosphatase — translated: MPKGPGLVSTPAGAAWLDPVAEVDGYWLEVSGGTEEEMSGVSGRILPVVGALLDNERQRAFLTEELTSRYEEIDLLYAISEILGQTVRLEEATQIIAREVSTVVGARRASIMVYDPSAEVLRTVAARGFGVAGLEPVPVDDECSVAARVYRERRVVAADSSRSYPSPGECDEDRGYRGQAFLSVPICYGAPGAPLRCVGVINLTDRIGGDRFTLSDRKLVTAVANQIGAAVENARLVESDVRQQRLHRELELAHDLQLKLLPSPAVLQGDAQVAARCLPADSVGGDFYTFARLGRGRVGVMLGDVASHGFSAALIMALVMAAAGIHAAASVTPDETLTALLESLDTELATTEMYFSVFYGVLDPLTGRLDYASAGHPYAFRIPRFGEPERLEATAPPLGLATAGSIKRRQVPWRVGTDLLVLWTDGLVDARNEAGEPFGSERLLTAVCAHRAEPVEEIVHAVLAEAEAFGARPVDDRTLLVLRI
- the rsmA gene encoding 16S rRNA (adenine(1518)-N(6)/adenine(1519)-N(6))-dimethyltransferase RsmA, whose translation is MPRAKRRLGQHFLSDPRLLARIVDALQPGPEDTVLEIGPGPGGLTAMLAERAGRLLAIEKDSSLVPSLRARFPRVEIIEADALEADWHELTGPRFLVAGNIPYNITSPLIDKALEPPPPGRIVFLVQKEVAERVTADAGTGAYGALSVGVQAVARAERLFTVPAGAFAPRPKVDSAVLRLTPLPDPLIVPREQALFRRLVVGIFGFRRKQLLRGLRELTGWEAARVSGVLATAGLRGDVRPEVLSPGEFAGLLRALVDAGWTAR
- a CDS encoding redox-sensing transcriptional repressor Rex; this translates as MRKVADSTVRRLSLYLRFLEEFEGQGIATVSSGALASRGGTTSAQVRKDLSFFGSFGKRGLGYPVPELADRLREILGLKRRYQVAMIGAGKIGSALVQYRGFRQRGFDIVAIFDSDPAKIGRQWNGLTVLDVATLEKEFARHPFDMAVLVTPAEAAQPVTDRLVALGLKSILNFAPVQLVVPDDVLVKTVNLALELETLSYALANR